The following nucleotide sequence is from Diospyros lotus cultivar Yz01 chromosome 3, ASM1463336v1, whole genome shotgun sequence.
AGTATATCATTACActacaaatatcaaaattatataaacataacAGTCAGTAAGCATTGGACCCATTCAACAACTATTCATCCCAAATACATGTAGACAGCACCTATGAATCCCAAAAAGTATACTCATAGTCCATAACTAGTTTTCTATCAATTTGATCATGTATCAGACTAAAGATATTATAAAGCCATAAAACAATACTGGATGAAAGTATGTTGTAAAAAGGCCCACATCTAGAATACACATTGTGTTACTAGTTTCATCATATTTTAACCTTAATGGGCATTAATATGGCTGTGTCCTCAATGAGGATGCAGATTCCCTCATCATGCATCACTCCATTTGCATGCACAATCAAAAGGTATCAACCAGTGAACAATTTATCATACAATACTAAAAATTCCCAGCTATTGCACAAACTTACTACTATTGATATTGCAGCTaattactaaaaatagtttttaaccAACACAACCTACCTTCTTCCGAGTTTTCTCATCAGCGAACGTGATTGAAATATTACACGCAGGCTTGAAAGCTCCAATTAGATAATTCTgcagcaaaaaataaaatccaaatgCAATCCACGCCTTTTCAAATCGATTCAATATAACAACATTGTACGGAACATTGCAAAACTTTACCATGCTGTTCGGGATCAAACGCCAAATTCAAAAGCCTTGATCACAGTGCCTGCGAAATTCAATGTCAAAAAAACTACAAGTTAAGAACAAAACCAAATACTACAGAATCATAATTACCTAAAGACTTGAGTTAATTGTATCCAATGACCGCCGTCTCTTCTCCTCCCTATTACAAGGACTGGTGTCATCTATTTCAGACTTATAGATTATGTTATAACAgaatatgaaagaaaatgagaaaatgaaactTCTCGAACCCTTAACTGTGAACCTGTTTCTTTGCAGTCGGATCTTCGTGGAGATGGCGGAGACACCGATTGGCGCTGGAATGAACGGGATCTGAAGGGGAGACGAAACAGAACAGAACTCAGAGCTGGGccaaaaccctaatttattGCCCAGCTAACATTCCCTAACCACTGTGGAATCTCCTCAGCTAAACCAACCTCACTGATTAAGTTTGTTTCACTTTTGTTTTCATACATTGGGATATATATACTAAACCCAAGAGAGAGTTGTGTAATTCTTGTTTACGACTTTGTTTTCATAATTTAGTTactttctaaatatttttaggttaagcattgagattttaagttttttttttttttttttttttatgatccaTGTGTCCGAGCTTTGCCTACTTAGTTCTGGATGAGACCGGCCTTTCCCCTAATTCGATCTCCGGATAAATCAGATGTGATTGCAAACTTATACATTTTCAAGTGAATACGCAGTCAATCTTcactaaataaagtatttttgtcTTTATCAATAGTTGATCTCCTGTTACTCAACAAAAATTGAGAGCTTTACCTCTTGTGCCATCTACTAGAAGCGATTTTAAGGTAATTTTGAATAAGCCTTGAGATGATGTAGAGATCTTATTTTAgggtaaatttaatataaattcattaattttttaaaatgtaattatttaccaattaaatttcaaattattactATTTGTTCACTAAACTTTGCTCAATATTAACCATTAATCACCCATTACATCTTACAAATGGAAAATACCTATGTGGCTAGCAGATTTCgagaaaatttaacaaatactcactgaactttaaagaTGTAACTATTTGcttactgaactttaaattgTTACTATATGCTTACTAAACTTTACTCAacgtcaaccatccatcactcATTACATTACCAATCTTGTAAACGAAAAATGCTCATGTGGCTAACGGAATTCGAAGTAGCACAATGAAATCCTTATTTTCGGCCAACTCAACTAtactctttctccctctcattccTTTACTCTAGCAGCTACAGTTCACGCTTGAGCGACGAGGTGACGAGGCACTAGGCAACAAGGTAAGGCGATAGTGGCGAAAAAGTCAATGACAACTGTTGCTACTAAAGCTAAGTTGGTCAAAAATAAGGATTTGATTGGGTCACTTTAGATTATATTAGTTATGTAGGCATTTTCTGTTTACAATATTAGATAGTAATGTAATGAGTAATAGATGATTAACGTTGAGCAAAGTTCagtaaacatataataataatctaaagtTTAATGAAtaaatagttacatttttaaagtttagttagtgtttattattttattttttttagattccGTTAGTCACATGGATATTTTTCATTTACAAGATGATGTATCGGGTGATAGATGGTTGACATTTAACAAAGTTCAGTGAGCATATAgtaataatacaaaattcaataagtaaataattacatttttaaaattcagtgagtaTATATTAAAGttactttcttattttaaatgttaaaaatttatataaaaataaaaattagttttaaattgagaattatatttttaattcaaattatacttatttttttatagtttaagaagtattttaaatatttataacaattatttatttttatacactttgttaatgaatatttaaaatatttaataatccaaattacaaaaaaaaaaaacaaatagaatctcaatttgaagtaattttattctttgaactttataaaaaaataaacaggTATAATGGAAActctcaaaaatatttaaaatatctattaGCATTAGGCTAAACTAAGAGTTTATTACACcatcatattatttaaaaacataCCAAATTATTACGTGCTATAAATTTATATCATATAAGATACTTttagtattatatatatctacacaTATTATTTAGCGTCCGCGTTAAGAggtcaatataatttttaaatgtgtgaatatatattataatttagtaaaaCTTAtagtattaaatataatttactcaattatatatatacttttagaATTGATaagtgaaaatataatataacattagTGCCCGTACTCTCAACTTTACTCTTTTGAAAAGAACATTGTACATTTTTGCAATCGAATTTTAGATACCGAGAGTAAACTCACATATAAATTTTTGCAActaatgaatttataaaaagaaaaaaacatagacacaaatataatgttaatgtatatgaaaatttgatattttctatcacatttaacattaataattaaaaaaattagggtgcgtttgattattttctaagtacttaaattatctagaattaaattttaaaaaaaatattaattgaaagtgtttgattgatttaattttttacttaaaaattattgtacttttccaacttttgatgtttgattattattatttttcatagaaataattatatacacacatatagataatcaaatacataaaataataattaattatataaaataatcaaatatatgcatattaaaaaaaatcaaatatatacacacaaaatattcaaaaaataaatcaaatatacgtACACAAATTACATACACCAGCAAGTTTAGCCACAGCTACTGCAAATCACTAATGGCCACCGCTGCAAGTTGCGAGATCTCCCCAATCCTTCCCTTCTCCAGTACTATTGCAAGTCGTCGCTATTGTAAGTCGTcagattttattgattttaatcCTACAAATCTCTTCTCTGTTGACGGCCGACCTAACGtaagtttttcattttcatgaaaaattgattCCAATCTTCCCATGAGAAAACCAATTAtaacaaaagtgaaaaaataacATCACGTGaccataaattgaaaaatatttttatgaaaaatttgatcaatcaaatacctaaaaaattagaatttagataaaaaataatcatttttcataaaaaagataGCCAATCAAACGACCCTTAAATAATCATCAATCCATTTTTATATCATTAATGCATACTgttttacaaaatattaaaatcccATATCTATAcaacattttcattttaaaaaaatgaataaatagcACTTTGGTATTCCTAATCTCCAAACCTAGACAGGAGCCAACCCGTTATAATTTTGTAGCCAATGAAGTTCCATGCTGGGAATTTTCTTTCTCGGCCAAATCCATATCGTCCGAGCTTTTTCTTCTACTTCGCATCCTCAAAAGCCCATACAATTTCCCCAAATCCTTCATCATGTGGACGCTCTCCCCGTTGAAGAACGATTTGGTTTCGCCCGACTCTTCCGGACCCCGACCCGACGCGTTCTTGCTCAGTCTGCCCGACTCGCTGTTCTCAGCGCTGGTCTGCAACTGCAACGCGGTAATGACCGCTTTGAGAGCCCGACTGGACGAGGTCCGATTCGAGATCATGATCTGGCAGATCTCGGCAGGGCTCAAACTCGACCCGCGTTGAAACATCTCTTCAACTTGAGCGAAGAGCTTGTGCTCCTTGATCCCCAAATGGCTGCTGGCTAAGCTTTTGAAAGCGGAGAAATCGCACAAGGGGAAGTGCACGTGAACGTCGATCCTCCCGGGTCTCAGGACCGTCGGATCGATCTGATCCTTGCCGTGCATTGTGAACACCATCACGCGTTCTTCGCCGCAGCAGGAGAGTATTCCGTCCATGAAGTTGAGAATCCCGGCCAGGCTCACCGCCGTTGGTTTCTCCGCCAAGAACCGATCGAGGTGTTCGATCACAATCATCGATTTGTTCGTCGTCTGAAGCAAGAGCATCTTTAGATCCGAGTCGGCAGAGACCTTGGATAAGTCTATATCGTAGACGTCGTAGCGGAGGAACTTCGCCATTCCGGCGACAAAGCTCGATTTTCCGGTGCCGGGTGAGCCGTACAGGAGGTAGCTCCGCTTCCAGACACGGCCGAGCCGGTGGTAGTACTGCTTGGACTTGAGGAACGATTCGAGGTCGGACTTCACCTTGTTCTTCACATCCGAGTCCATCACCACCGTCTCGATCGTCGCCGGATGATTGAACGGCACTGATCTCCACCATCCGTTCCTCTCCGGCTCCGTGTTTACATACAATCTCACCTCCTTCCTCTCAATCTCATCGAAAACCGAGTGAATATGCTGCAAGTACGGGCGGAGAATCCGTCCCCTGTCCGTCCTCCTGACCTTCAGCACCAAAGCTCTCGAGCCATCCATCTCGCTTTTCTCGTTTCTCCACACCACCCTAGCACCAAGGAACGTGTCGGAAACAGGCCGGTCGGGATCGA
It contains:
- the LOC127798185 gene encoding AAA-ATPase At2g46620-like, which translates into the protein MFSPIPFQLFGLLIVSFLVLRFLYKSSLLYVLSKWWRWFQDACHVYQFYKVPQFNEHMQENQLYRKVSAYLNSLASVEDSDFANLMSGNKSKEINVGLDPDRPVSDTFLGARVVWRNEKSEMDGSRALVLKVRRTDRGRILRPYLQHIHSVFDEIERKEVRLYVNTEPERNGWWRSVPFNHPATIETVVMDSDVKNKVKSDLESFLKSKQYYHRLGRVWKRSYLLYGSPGTGKSSFVAGMAKFLRYDVYDIDLSKVSADSDLKMLLLQTTNKSMIVIEHLDRFLAEKPTAVSLAGILNFMDGILSCCGEERVMVFTMHGKDQIDPTVLRPGRIDVHVHFPLCDFSAFKSLASSHLGIKEHKLFAQVEEMFQRGSSLSPAEICQIMISNRTSSSRALKAVITALQLQTSAENSESGRLSKNASGRGPEESGETKSFFNGESVHMMKDLGKLYGLLRMRSRRKSSDDMDLAEKENSQHGTSLATKL